In Simplicispira sp. 125, one DNA window encodes the following:
- a CDS encoding DUF2249 domain-containing protein, with amino-acid sequence MTMNHVHTSPDAIYPFDARGVAKRFRHAAIFGALDSLNPGETMRFVNDHDPLPLLQQLQMRYGEAVHIEYRQREPGAIVIDFVRQ; translated from the coding sequence ATCACCATGAACCACGTCCATACCTCGCCCGACGCTATCTATCCCTTTGACGCACGCGGCGTTGCCAAACGATTCCGCCATGCGGCCATTTTTGGCGCGCTTGATTCTCTCAACCCCGGCGAGACCATGCGCTTCGTGAATGACCACGACCCGCTGCCTTTGTTGCAGCAACTGCAGATGCGCTATGGCGAGGCGGTGCACATTGAATACCGCCAGCGCGAGCCGGGCGCCATCGTCATTGACTTTGTGCGGCAGTAA